From the genome of Bubalus bubalis isolate 160015118507 breed Murrah chromosome 2, NDDB_SH_1, whole genome shotgun sequence, one region includes:
- the LOC102409896 gene encoding protein transport protein Sec61 subunit gamma, which produces MDQVMQFVEPSRQFVKDSIRLVKRCTKPDRKEFQKIAMATAIGFAIMGFIGFFVKLIHIPINNIIVGG; this is translated from the coding sequence ATGGATCAGGTAATGCAGTTCGTTGAGCCAAGTCGGCAGTTTGTGAAAGACTCCATTCGGCTGGTTAAAAGATGCACCAAACCTGATAGAAAAGAATTCCAGAAGATTGCCATGGCAACAGCAATAGGATTCGCTATAATGGGATTCATTGGCTTTTTTGTGAAATTGATCCATATTCCTATTAATAACATCATTGTTGGTGGCTGA